The DNA window TATAGGTCCAAACTCACAACTAATTATATGTTCTGCCAATATATATTGgagtagttttgttttttttaaaaaaatattaatttataaccTCATGcagctaatattttttcatttgatattTGTCAAATTTCATGTGCCTagatatttgaattttggaaCTTCATTTCACAAtcaatttgatgtttttgattgtagtttattttttaggtttatctTTTAAACCATGagtaatacatatttaaattttttgacaatagattatttttaattgcttaAAGTTCATTCGTTTTTCTGTTTAAGTATTTCTCTTGTACATTTTCCAACTAAATATAGTGAAAGATTACAAAGCGAGCATACGCATGATCGAACCAACAACGTACATACacgcatgcatgatgcatacATGTTAATTAAGAACTGTGCGGCTAGATACATATAGGAATAATAATATTGAGAGATCCTAGCTAGTgggtcgccggccggccggttgaTTTGTGGATCATATCATGTGGGTcgtgccatgcatgcacgtacGGAATGGTGCCTTAATCAATTGGATGTGcatgaatttaattaaaattctacctaacgaaaatgcaacatatatatactaggtACGTACAGTGTTATATGAATATACTTGCGAGCATGAGTAATTAATGTTGGAGTGGTCCCATGCatatacgtacgtactacTACTGGGAAATGTGCATTCAATTCAATTCGATATATCCGGTGTCATTCCTGCAGGTATATACGCTAGGTACTCGATCATGCCCcggcctatatatatatatatatatatatatatatatatatatatatatatatatatatatatatatctctctctctctctctccatgcAGCATCACCGCCCTGCCTGCTTTGATGACAGCTAGCGTGGCCTCTctatttgtgttatttttcagttaacttgaaatattatctaattcttgtcatagtttaaaaatatgagataataaatttatacatgtacatataaattattattttgtactACGAAAACGTACGGAAAAAGCCAACAAAGATTGAATAATTGATCATCTTTACGGGAGTAATCATTCTACGTGCATCGGTTTTTAATACAGTTGAGTATGTAATAATTTGGATATATAGTATCTGACAGTTGCAGAGAAGTTGGTTCAGTCCGTGCAGTGCAGCGTACAGTATTAAATCcgctccaaaatataaacatatattaaattataatatcttttaataaatagaaaataatatatatgcggGAGGGCAGTTTAAATTAGTGAGAAGTGATTGATGCCAAAGTATTATGAATAAtgatagaaatacttatatttcagtataatatttaaattacaaaaatacttACACTTTAACCCGCccgttacaaaatataattatttatagggTTTAAATcttgtaccaaaatataaatattgtttagTATTATTTAGTCCTATGatttactattttataatttaaagttattaaatttttttctataattttggtCTTGCTAGAGAAATGCTTATGTTTTACGATGCCGAAACGTAGGGAGTAGTTTGGTTGGCGGCTAAGGTGGGATGACATATgacaatttatatttttaaggatACGGTGATGTTTGGTCGGATAGATGGAatgattcaattttttatttagttggaTGGACGAGAAAGGATGTGATGTACATATTAAATTACtaatacataatatataaattaattattatagatATTATCATAATTAGTACaaagtaacaataaaataaatatataatcactaattaatactaatttaaacttgttaattactaattagcgacaaaatatgctaattatcactaaacaatcgTTAATGATTACTGTTAATGAAGGTGGATAAGTTCATTCGGCTAATTTGGCCGGATACTCTCATCAACATTTTCGTGAAATACTTTCTCTTTGTACCGTCATATCTGGCTTTGTCCACGAACGTAAAAGAAAAACCGAATAGTTATCTCTCGTCCAGGGATTGGATGAGACCGACTGAGACATTGGCTCCTCATGAGTCATGAATACAAAGTAAGTAAGAGTATACCAGGTATGGGCCGCAGGATCCAGTGGCTATGGCCTATGTATAGCTCATGACCCATAAGGCCTGGTTACCTAATGGGCCTGAgcatgtcttttttttgtttgagccCACTAGTGACCTATAAATCGGATACCATCAATCCCTTCCCCTTCTTTATAAATAGTCTTGTTCCTCTCGATTCCTCAGCTGCGAGCctgcgatggcgacggcgatgtcTCTTCCGGTCCCCAACCTCCATGCTGCTCACCCTCAGCGTCATCTCTTCCACTAATTTCTTTCGCAGTGCCGCTTCTTGCTGATTGCTTCACCAACCCAATCCGACCCACGGTGATGCTGATGCGGCAAGTCTCGCTCGCTATGTGTTCGTTCAAATGCCTCACAAGGCCCGCGCATCGACCATCAACCTACTTCGCCCCTCAATCAACGGGtattctctctctatctcgtTCCATGGCTGTCACTTGTGACTACGAATTACTTCAattatagtatttatttatttatttagtctCTCGTCCTGGCTGACAGTAGCCAGTGAATAAATATTGGCAAACGATCAATACAACCAGGGGTAATTAATTTACCAAAATGAAAATCTTGCATGTAGTGTAGTGTAGGGaatatcttttatattatattattattaacaAAAACTTGTCCTGCCCAGCTATGGCTTGGGCGCGATCTGATACATGTAGTACAAAGAGAAAATTAACACAAAGAGAgagataattaatatatagcaAGAGGCCTGCTTAGAAGGTGTAGAGGCAGCTGCCGTCGtcgctcctcgccgtcgggTCGAAGTTCTTGGCACCAGGGTCGGTGCAACCTTCCGGCACAGGCAGGTTACCTGCTTGCTGTGCTCCTTGCCCTGATCCAAACCAAAATTATTTCAGTActaaatttaatcaacaaTTAACCACCCGTCGATCGATGTAtatagtatataaaaatatttttttgagaaaatgcAATGCAGATAACTAgtagtttattattatatagtagaatatatatgtaataatatACAAATGTATACTGAAGAGCTGAAAATACAGGAATTATGAAATGGAATAGTGAAAGAGTTAAGGTTGaatcacctcctcctcctatgCAGACCGCCTACGAGATCGATGGTACGAGAATAGCTAGAGATCGTTTGTTCAGCTGGATGGCGCAGCACCTATAGACAGGGGCGGAGGCAGATTGAATTTTGTCACGCTCAACCATGtagtattataaatttgtgGAAGAAATctgaactaaaaatttataatttccTTTAATTGTTATGTCACATGCGGGGCTTAAGCGCAAGCTGCCCCACACGTGGCTCCGCCCCTGCCTATAGAATAATTACTTAACAAAATGTACGTGCGTGATGGtcataattaatttagagGACGTAGGGGTTTGTCCCAACACCTTACATATATAAGTTGTTTTGATTTATCATGAACTAGAACTGAATGAATAATGGCAGAGTAGAAGAAGGTTCTAACCGTAGAAGGAGCCAGTCTTCATGGCGTCCTGGTTGGCGTCACCAAGAGCAGCCTCACTCAAGTACTTGtcagccagctgcacacgcttgacgttctcctgctCCCTGACAAGCATTTGGCCGTACTCTAGGAGCTTCTGGATCGTCATCTTGGGCTGCTCGAACTCCGGCGGGCCCTCCCTGGAGTTCACCAGCCTCTTGCCGATGTTCTCCACTCCGGTGTCAGACACCCACTTGCGCACCTCGTCGTCGTAAACACGGGCACGGAGAGCGCCGAAGAAGTCTGATCCATTTCATTTAGTTggttagtgttaattaattgcaggagcatggatggatgagatgaGCAATTGATGAGTAAATTGCTTACCGATGGATTGGCCTGGGAAGGTGTCGACGACCTTGACGATGTCGTCCTCGGGGACGTTGTCGGTGCGGAAGATACCCTTGCACACTCCGACGCGGTCGTCGCGGGTGGGAGCCCAGTAGAACTTCTCCATgcgcccgtcacggatgaggGGAGCGTACAGCGTGGAGAAGTCGTTACCGGTGACGATGATGGGGACGCGCGGGTTCTCCTCCTTGTTGTACATGCCCGGCAGCTGCACGTTGGTGGGGTTGTCGGCGATGTTCATCAGCGTGGCGTTCACCATCTGGTTGTTCACCGTGTACTGCGTGGTGCCGCCCATCCGCCCGGCTCCTGCGTCCAGATCGTTGATGAAGAGGCAGCACATCTTCCCCTTCTTGATGATGTCCGCCGCCTCACGGTACCGCTGCCTGATCAGCTTCGCCGGCTCTCCGGCGTTGCCGCTCTCCAGCTCTCCGGCGCTCATCATGATCGGgctgtttgtttatttatttatattagtttCCTCTCtcaaattaattgtttgttaCCCACAGAAATACACGACATTAATTAATC is part of the Oryza brachyantha chromosome 11, ObraRS2, whole genome shotgun sequence genome and encodes:
- the LOC102703910 gene encoding ribulose bisphosphate carboxylase/oxygenase activase, chloroplastic gives rise to the protein MAAAFSSTVGAPASTPTTFLGKKLKKQVTSAMNYHGKSSNVNRFRVMAKELDEGKQTDQDKWKGLAYDISDDQQDITRGKGLVDSLFQAPTGDGTHEAVLSSYEYLSQGLRTYDFDNTMGGFYIAPAFMDKLVVHISKNFMSLPNIKVPLILGIWGGKGQGKSFQCELVFAKMGINPIMMSAGELESGNAGEPAKLIRQRYREAADIIKKGKMCCLFINDLDAGAGRMGGTTQYTVNNQMVNATLMNIADNPTNVQLPGMYNKEENPRVPIIVTGNDFSTLYAPLIRDGRMEKFYWAPTRDDRVGVCKGIFRTDNVPEDDIVKVVDTFPGQSIDFFGALRARVYDDEVRKWVSDTGVENIGKRLVNSREGPPEFEQPKMTIQKLLEYGQMLVREQENVKRVQLADKYLSEAALGDANQDAMKTGSFYGQGAQQAGNLPVPEGCTDPGAKNFDPTARSDDGSCLYTF